CGTGACAGTGCCCAAGGACTAACAAGGTTTTAAAGAGAAGCAAAGCTACATAAAAACAGAACAATGAAAGAAGTATTTACCACATAATACAGAGGAGTGCTGTCTAGCTCAGCCATGTATGAGGCCTTGAGCTTGAACCTTATCATGTATATAACCCACAATGTAAATACGAGTGTCAGCGAATCAAGCACGGTGTGAATGTCCCCTTCCATGTAAAAACTACAACCCAGTCTAACAGCTGTGAATAGAGCTGTAAGCTCCTGCGTCTTCAGAGAAAGTCCTACGTACACAAGTCACAAAACATTCAACTCACATTACAACCAAATCACAGCAGTGTAAAAAATATAAATTCATCAGTTAAAATCAATAAAGATACTGTATGTGAACCAAGTACAATTAAAAACATGTCATTATAGTGCGATAAGATAACTTAAGTGATAAAAACTTATCGCTTATTGTCCCTGGATCTACACCAGCACTACCCTAAACTCATAACCCCCTTAAAAAACTACTTTGATTCGaaagaaaataaatttgatttcTTGAATTCGAATATAAGGTATATAGGAAGAAACATGCATCGAAACAATACGAAGGCGGAAGGATAAGGAACATGATTACCGGAGCAATTTCGTTTGGTGTTGAGCTTATAAATCAAGACAAGAATGCCGAAAACATGAATAGCTTCGGAAGCAACGAAGAAGTGATTATGATCCTTGACAAACATCCTGAGTCCCACCAAGCCAGAACCCACAAGAATTAATCCCATCAACATCTTCACCATCATCGATTGCCTTCTCAACAAACCCCACAATTTGTTTGACGCAGATGATCCCCTCCTTTTCCCCATGTTTTGATTAACACTTAACACACAGACAAGATATATAAAGTCTGATGAGTCAAAAGAGTTACAGATGTGAATATCAGATAATTTTCCGAGATATTGAAGGATATTATTTAATCGGGGGAGCTTTAAAGAAGAAATAAATGCAGTGAAATCTCTCCTCCTATCCGGCTCTCAAAAATCTCAATAAATCGGGGAGAGATTTAGAGAGAGATGGGAGGAGAGATGGAGGGAGAGGGGATAATCTttaagaaagaaagaaaaaagaattTCTTGCTTAATTGCGTTTGATACAAATTGTTGCTTAGCTACAAGGTGACGAGGGTCTTAAATATGCATGTTAATTTATCCTATTTTTAGCATATTTCATTTTGAGCCGCTCACTGTTTGTCTCCTTTTTATTGCATGCGATTTTGTCCTTTCTTTTTCCAGTCAACTTGGATGGTCAATAAAGTAGTAGTTTTTCTAACCGAAACATATATATGGATAGATAGATATCATATCCTCTTCCCCTCAAAATTGATATTATATCCTCTCTATTAGAATAATCTATATTTATTCCTGTCAAAAAATTGATAATCTAACTTTAATGGTTCAGTAAGAATATATTGATAATCATACCTTTTCTGTTCTTGATTCTGAttttatttagaatttttttgaCAAGATTTTATTTAGATCAattagatatatatattaaagataTTTTTCTACTCGAATATATaagtaaatttttattttcaATATAGAGATTATGTGAAGATTCTTTAAAAAGAACGAGCAGTTTTAAAATTTACCGTCAAATTTcaacaaaaatattatttttttatattataactCAAATTACATCTAATAATAATAGAGAAATACTTaagtctctaaaaatattttcaagTGACGAGTTGTCGTAatgatattaattattttctcaaatgCTAAATTCGTTTTAGTGATATAAATACATGAGTACATTTTCATTTATCAAATAAATATTTGACTCGTGCAATTTTGTAATTAacttaaaaatcaattttttaatccctaatatttttctaaaaatattatcAAGCCGTTAAAAACGACTGTTTTCACCAGTAAATACACAATTTGCACAATTTCTTCAGAGGTTAATACACAATTTTTACATATCACGCCAGTATCTAAAGtcttatttcaaaaattaatattttagtCATGTTTAGAATTTTCATTTTATTTATAATTCCTATTACTATATGATATAACTCGTGTTAAGTACGGGTCGAGATTAAAATATCgatattaaataatataatagTAAAAATCTGAACTTGAAATTataatgaatatatatatattataaaataaaaaatatatttatctatGTAGTTATCAAAATTGAACTATAGGTGAACCGAAAAGGTCAAATTTATTGTAGTTATAAGAAATCGAACTCATgatgaaaaaaatgaaataaaaagtCAAATCAAATTTCGTTGTTATGGGTACTCGTACTTGGGATGAAATCAAAGGagtgaaataaaataaataaattttgtatAACTATGTACTTGTACATAGTCAACCCAATTTTAAGTGATTCAATTTGATACTTTCTGATATTATTATGAGATTAATTTGGTACAATATTCGTAGAGGTTGTTGGTTGAATAGAGAACGAATTGCGGGGATTTAGGCGGAACGGAACGTGATACAGAGAAGGCCTGATTTGTTGGAAACAGATGATATTTGTGATTGTGTTTGGAATGAATTTGCAAGAATTACAAGTAGTAGCGGCGGAATAATTCCTACTCAACTGTGTGACATATCCGGAAATCTCACAATGCGTCGACTCAATTTTTAGCAGAGACCGCAAGtgtctaatctttgcaaatggCCTACATATCCTATATTTATATGAATCAAGTACCTATATAGTTCTATTGTCTTAGGACTCCTCCACATAGGGTTTCCCACATTTTTAATAAGCCCACACCTGTTTTCAACACTTATCCAACTAGGCTTGCCGGTAATAGTCCTACTCCTTGTATGCCACCGGAAGCTTTATATATCCCAATAGTTATTTTAATTATTCATGAGATATATGTATATTCCATACATATATCATATATATCCACGTATTAAATTATATAGACTTTTCAAGTAGTAGTAACTCGTTAGGAGTTgatctttctattccttactgGTCAGGAGTTGTAACCTAGTAAAATAATGCATTTTTGGGGTTTTCACAATTTTATAAGAACTTTTGAGAAAGTACTATGACAAAACCTCTCGATATAAGAATTTCATGTTAACAACTAATATTTAACAAGCCTGCCTTGCAGCGCTTCTGAAAGCCCTATAAGAAATCGTAATAAATTTTTGTAGACAACAATTCTAGATTTTGAGTCCGCTTATATCCATTCTATATTCATTCATTACAGTGCTAGTTTATCCTTCCAATAAGCTTATCTTTTTATGAGTCATAAATTCGGCCCAAGCGCGATTTTAGATACAACCGTTACTATTGTGTATtagaatattttataatattaataatatatgggcttacaaattaaaaataattatatttaatatttattctatatTTGGACTAATTAATTGGTATAAAAAAGGGCCCAATAACATCTTATTAGGTTTGGGATTTGTAATGAATAATACCCAATAGAAGTCTGATTAGGGTTAATGAGGTCTAATTGGGCTACCATATAAAGAACATAGTAGAGTCTTGGTCCCCGAAACTATTCACAATCTCTACTCCTCTATTCTCATCAATTCGAGTGAGATACAACTAGAGGCCGAATCAAGTTGACGGAAGATCAAGTCCCACAATCCGTGTTTATATCCGTATTAAAATCCGCTATTGAGTCAAGTGTGCATTCGTATTACATTTTTTTGTGTACCTTGATTATATTGCAAGCATTGGGTGATCTTGATTATATATTTAGATATAACAATTGTTATCCGAGCctattttatgttaaattattAGGATTGatcataatttttatataattgtaTATTTTATTGATGAAAAACTAAACTGCAGAACCATGTATGTATCAATTTCTTGTTTGCGCTTAAATCTGATTTCATTTTTTCAATTTATGCGCATCATGAAACTTGCGGTCATGTATTTATTTTTTGGCACTTAAAGGCCGTCCAATTTATTGTTACTAGCGTGCTTAAATTGGTAGTCTTCggttatttaattattaatacttGATTGTGTACATGCCGTTAAGCAAACTGTGTACATGCCGTTAAGCAAAACTGTGTACATATGCAAACTATATAcatattatttaataattcatGCGCCCGATTTGCTATATCTACTAAAGTTCAATCTTCGTATGCATTATTATCGTTTTATATCTTGATAGACATTAGCTGTAGataaaatattatttggtttATCGTGCTACAAGTACAGATCATGCATATACTGAATTTAATCCGGCGATAAATAGGGTCAGGTTAAATTGCTTTCATGCATATATTGACATTATGTGACCTGCTATAATAATTATGAATATCGTATTTTGGCTGTTAAGGCAGGGAATCAATTAGTAATCTATCATGCATTTTTTAATCATGTTTAATGTTACATGTACTTGGTGACACGAGTTACTGGAATGCGTTAGTCACTAGAATTAAGATATTGATTGATATTTATGGTAGAACTACGTTATCACAATAAGGCTTAtcataatttaattaatatgatAAATTTCTTTTATACTtgtatataatattaaaatattttgatgatttattttaatatttttacaaTAATACGGAATTCGGGCAcctttttttttaataaaatataaatattatactTTGACCTTTTATTTCGTAAATAATTGAGTTGAAGCAAAATATTACCAGAGTGATATTTATGTgtagatttatttattttaaaatattaggatgTGTATATTTATTATATATGCGTCATATAATCGGCCAAAGGAAGGTTATTTAATGGCCAAATAATAAACGTGCATGCGGTAATTAATATGTAATAACTATAAAATTTTACAAGTGAGTAACTAACCGGCCCAAAGAaagttgttaggtaatgaattatacacagggggtgaatgtgtttttgtgtttttatgtttttcttgaagtatttatggtttgaataaagtaaatgtaaatcttgcagtgatatgcgttaatactgaatttaaacaagcaataacagtgaatacagatatttcaaaactcacttaattttatattaaaattaagaatattttgctacaaaatttctatgctctttgttgataaagagcttagcttcttccttgagagaaatacaagattttcttatcTAGATTGTTACAGCTAACAAAGAATCAGTTCTAAATTTATATCacagttaactactggtttacacagtgtataataagagatgctattcactttagtatacagtcacttatcatttccattttaggaaaagtatatcttccatttctggcttagcatatctttgcatactgtgttaactttgatcttcctttgtcagttaatcttcacccttgatcttgcactctcttcaagctgctttttgtagacttgtcaatccaactggttggattgtttgttgattgttaatattggatattgaactggtctgcaatttgtactttgagagtttacctcgagatctccagttaggcatatagagatcttgacatctcgataagtatattgactaatcgagatctctaatactccatagttgatttgacttgtacaggtatctgagttctctataagagaatttagcttatcgagatctttCATCTTTGTtgggaatatattgtgaacttgatgattacattaacaaaataccttagtagattcaacttagtgaaaaatgtagctagcactcgacggataatcaaatatagtcccgacggatgactctatatagtcccgacggatgatgatttgacattcatcaagtgagtagcttatataacaataagtcatgtagcacatttctgcaaacacctttgtatagattctgtagtagcatataagtcatgttgtctttaattagatatgcgtaataggttgattaattgtaaatgtaatatccgggatatatcgtgtaattatttttgctaataaataattattatatgtgttcagtatctattctgtgaattatttgttaagtgttaaaggtgtttggatgtttaaaaataatattaattgagtattttaatttttatatgtccaaaataaattataggtaattttcatatcttcctaattatttttatgttgatttatgattttataggaaatatatgaattttataaaaaaaaattccgggtatttaaaacctattttataaaaacaggaaccaactgacgtcatccgtttttacgtttttagatcccgaaactcttccgagaactccttcctaacctaattgcaatattccgagcattttccatgtttcgactttttcgatccggcgtacggtttgtcctgcgcgggtcccggcacaacatttttgatataatattcgtttaggtaaatcaataaaactcgtattttcgataaacaggagctttttattaaactatcacaattatcacctcgtaatacgtgtaaccaggtgctgagaccaagaccgcagtacaaattgtactgatttggataattatcccgaaaaccgataccgtttggatcagtttttataaataaacataccgttttatatccagaatgatccaacgggatactaattttccgtaattataaatagcctttttccgtattttatttcgtatcaaaatcatttgcagatagtaattataaaattttccggagaaaaaccctaattacattaactgttctaagaatcaaaccgcaaaacgaaggcgttaccgatctctgttttcaaagcttgagtactcaatccaaaggttttgaagtgttctaccagattctaagcttcgttttactgcagaaatcaagggtatttttctatatttttatttattttcgaattaattttattaaaaatatgatttttgttcggatgattgtttgtatgatttgatgattgcatgttgtagagcttgttttcctgatgattttgatatattatacgtctgatttggagttcaataacatgttcaaatttgagtttgattttcgaattttaaaattagggtttataacccatatgaatgttcttaattgaaatttgggggtttcttattttggaatagattgatgttgtggtatagtgggttgtgttctctgtgaaatttgcaatccagtcgtacaagtttcatgaatcaacgaggtctgtagagaagggagttgtgattttaaaattacgtcgagttcgccggaaactggcgaacttcccggccattttcccGCCAACTCaaggattgttaggatgaattgattgcatggttgtgttcctggtgttgtgtagatgtgatctggaggtggtggtggcctgagcatccctggatcgtgttctccggcgagacagggtgtTTTCCGGCAACCCCCCTAGAAAATTACAATttggtacctgaacttttggggacgatgcagtttggtccctgaaatttccagagtttgcaaatttaggattcctgtttataaaatatttaaaaatcatatttcatacttatttttattataaaaattcgtttttaatttctgaaaattccaaaaattattattttaattccgaaaattatttttaattcaaaaataaatctgaattaattagttaattaatttcagttaatttttaattgattaattggtcaattaattcgaaaattaattgattaattgatttaattaattattaattgattttaattaattatttaattagatttaattatttaaaaataatttaaaaattccgaaaaatagtttcgagctttaaaatattattctaaattatttccaaggctcgataactattataaaattgtttcgaatccagaattggccaaccgaaccctgtttattactctgaaattgatccaacgacccgttttaattccgaaaaatgttttaaaaatcattttaattacctgaaagcctgtttatgacccgagacttctttataaatgatatattattgattatgtgacgtgatatgtgttatatgtgacttgttggttgactgtcggtctatatattcggtgattacttgtttacactactagaaatagtgcatacgacatcggtgcttagacatcggtatgtaatgcacccgatgttaaaagattttttaacatcagttttcAATTAATCGATGTTGAATGAGAATATTGACATCAGTTTCTTATACTAACCGTTGTCTATGTTCACAAATAAAAAACTATCGAATCCATATTTTTAACTTTGACATCGATCATTTTTACAACTCGTTGTCTATGgccaatttttaaaaatttgaaattaaattgtCAATTTTCCCCGGTTTCGGTACACAAATTTCCCCCCCTTTGACCAAAAAAATTGTTTCCCCCTTTTACTTATTTTATTTACCCATTTCCAGATCTATTTCCCGTTCTTTCTTTTTATTCACAACCCCACTCTCTCTCTCAAACATCGATGACtacaactctctctctctctccctctccccctccctctctctcAAACACTTTGACTCTCTCCCTCGCCTCTCTGCTCTTTCTTTCCTTTCTCACCTAACTCTCTCCCTCGCCTCTCTGCTCTTTCTCTCATTTCTCACCACTCCCTCTCAAAAACCCTAATTTATAAATAGTACAAAATCGACAATAAAATTGGACCTAATCAAGCACCAAATCGAGTTTCAAATTGGTAAGATTAGAGTTAAATAGTAGCTTTGGAGCTTGAAAGGAGCCTTATATCGTTGGATTAAGTTTCAGTTTCAAAATTGGTTTggtaaattttaatattattatatatatagttgGTTAAGTTGGATGTTTCTCCCCCTCTTTTACCGTCTTTCTCTCTTGTTCCGTTTTTCTATGTTTCACTTTTTCTCTTGGTTCTATTTTGTAGATTTCCCTATTCGCATTATTAATGTTAAGTTTGGCTAGGTTGTTATAGGGAGCTCTATTCAACAAGTTAGCAAGGATAAATCTATGTTGGTAAGGTGTTCACTTGATATTTGGTATAGATGCATGATTTATTCACTTGATATTCATAGGGTTTGATATGTAGTGCGGTTAAGATGTTCCGACATGTTTTTCAGAATTTTAGTCGATGATCAATTATAGCATTTTCTTTTCTCTCTACTTTTACAGATTtcttgaagaaaagaaaaaagaagccATTTATTTAAATTATTGTTTGAAAAGATGACTGCAGTTAGTAGAGTGCTGCAATTAGTAGAGTGCTGCTTTTAGAGAATGATATTCTTCATGGCGAGGTGCAGCAATTGCTAAGAGAGGGGCAGTATATTGATAAGGCTTATTCAAATTAAAAAACTCCAAAGTCGGTTGAGGAAAAACAAGTGAAAAAGTATAAAATGTAGGTAATATATCAAAGTGTGTACATATATTGTATTGTTGTAAAGAAAATGGGGTTAGTTCAGGTAGTTTATTCAAGGGGGTTAAATTCACCTATGAGTGTAGGTGGCGAAGGGATATTGAGTTTGGTTGATAATTTTTTTACAGGAAATGACTGAAAAGATTGAGCGCATGAAACTTGATTTTGAATCAAGAGACAAGGTAATTGATGTTTTTTTGACATTCTTAAAGCTTTCTACCAATAAACTTGGAGTGATTGAGTTTTGCTTAAcaatttttcttttattattaaCAGCAATTTATGGAGCTCCAGGGACTTCACAATTCTCAGCTGCAACTTACTTCAGAATTAAGTGATAAGCTAGAGAAAACTGAGGTATATTAACTTGTGCAGTATTTCATTTCCTCTTGTTTTTTCCTGAAAACAATCTTACAACATTTTTTTTTACTTTAGAAAAAGCTCCATGAAACCGAACATGCATTGGTTGATCTTGAAGAAAGACATAGACAAGCAAATGCAACCATCAAAGAGAAAGAATATTTAATTTCCAATCTTATTAAGTCAGGTAAGTTGAATATTCTCTGCTGTACTTGGCAAAATTTAGCCAGAGTTACTCCGAATAATTCTATTTTGCAGAAGATTGCTTTAAAATGTAGTTATTCTCCTACCAACTTATTACCAACTATAAATTCTTATATATTTAgtgatattcttatatatttaGCCAGAGCGATCGCTTATTGAG
The sequence above is drawn from the Apium graveolens cultivar Ventura chromosome 2, ASM990537v1, whole genome shotgun sequence genome and encodes:
- the LOC141707531 gene encoding uncharacterized protein LOC141707531, translated to MGKRRGSSASNKLWGLLRRQSMMVKMLMGLILVGSGLVGLRMFVKDHNHFFVASEAIHVFGILVLIYKLNTKRNCSGLSLKTQELTALFTAVRLGCSFYMEGDIHTVLDSLTLVFTLWVIYMIRFKLKASYMAELDSTPLYYVVVPCALLSVCVHPYTKHPLITRILWAFCVYLESISVLPQLRLMQRAKLIEPFTAHYVFALGIARFLGCAHWVISVYETAGTYLFLFGSGMFWLPTVLLSEVVQTFILADFCYYYVKSVVNGQLLVSLSPPV
- the LOC141690642 gene encoding kinesin-like protein KIN-5D, which codes for MGLVQEMTEKIERMKLDFESRDKQFMELQGLHNSQLQLTSELSDKLEKTEKKLHETEHALVDLEERHRQANATIKEKEYLISNLIKSERSLIERAFELRAELESAALDVSSLFTKIGLYATLRY